A stretch of DNA from Glycine max cultivar Williams 82 chromosome 18, Glycine_max_v4.0, whole genome shotgun sequence:
aaataaaacATTCTCAATGTAAGGTGAAGCAcatgatttgtttttaattcaaatattaagaatTCTCCAATTTATCCTTTCCCTGTTGTACGTTGGTGTTTTGTTTATTCGAACCATCACGCAAGCTTGGCTGAACTAACTTGGgggtaataaaataaaagcaaataatGTGACCATATGGATCACCTGACTATTTATCTCTTCAACTTGATGTTATTTGCTTATGTTCGTTTGATGTGATTTcaagtttttggtttttaaatgtAAGTGGGAGAATGGACTTCTTAATGGTCTATGGGTAAACACCATGTGTTCCAATTCTCCCCTTAAATTGGAACAATTCAAATGAGTTCACTTTAaccttgcatatatatatactcttttTCATATAAATCAACTAGTTTAAagctgaaaaattaataaatagttaaaaaattcatttattaaattataagtgttgataaaattaatagaaaataataaaattatgatttatttaaaaagaataattaagaaattaaataaatatattaaggataaaattgaaaaaaaatataaaaactataaattagtgttttaaaaaaagttacttcaagtaacatttaaaaaacattaaaaattattaaaaaaacttatttactaaacaattaaacaagttttttaactaataaaaaaattaaaaactaattaaaatacctAGTCAAACATAAATATAGCTTTTAGTtacaacaaataaacaaatgttaaaaaacattttcaaggTTAAAATACTTTTGGAAAAAATGATCCATTAATTACAATGTTCAACTGAAGGGTTCGTCAACTTACACCCCCTCAAGTTAGGGTTCATCACCACAAAGTGAGGGTCGAAAAATCCCCTTAAAAACTAACTCATAAGAAGATAGCCTACCCAGTTATATAAGTATTTATCATGCTCGTTAATCATTCGATGTGAGACTcgcaacaataaaatatattaaaaaagttatttattataaattttaattatatgataataaaCGGAATAGCGTAGTTGATTTGCATACTCAAAGATATTATGAATTTGTGATATATGCAGACATTCAAGATCGTGGGGACGAAAGGTGAATTTGGATTATTCTTGTTTGGACTTCGGAACCCAacagaaaacatttttcttttcttgtctcactggataaattttcttttctgttttaacATATGAAGTGTCGGATTTTGAGTTGCGTGCTATGTGTATTAAATGATTTTGATCCCATATGGTGCAAGAGGGGATCATGTGCTTTAAATTTACGAAAAGAATCTCATTCAATTTGGAGGAAGAACGTAGCGCGCACTGTGTAAGACAGATGAGCTTCTACTAAATGAATTTGAATACTCCATGCTTTTATCCTTGAGTAATAGGAAGTGGTGATGTTAatgttatagataaaaaaataagttacactttatcaaataaaaattcaccACTGCATGCCTGAATATAAGACTcactatttaataaattattaatatttaataaaatttatatcatcTACTTACTTGTGATTAGTTTGTGtgaaaatcaatttagattGACTAAGCTAGatcttaaatttaagttttttatttattgaaaaacatGATTGAGGAGAGtctaaaaaacattattttgtaaataacaTGTCCTTTAACacacatttttaatatatatatatatatatatatatatatatatatatatatatatatatatatatatataatttttttaacctttgtattttgtattgaattttaatgcttttttttttaaaataagataacaaaaataaaattcattactTATAAGTACCCACAGAAGTTGGGTGTAGCGGAATAAGTTACTCTTTAACAATGTGGCAAGTATGATTCAAATCTCTTAGAAAAATGTTGACATTTtagcaaaaactaaaaataaaattcatgaatTATAAACGCTCTAATATAATTAAAGTACATAAATATAGTTTTATTAGAACCTGCGAAATAACAATTTTCTTTACTACATACAATAAAATGTACTAAAGAGGCCATGCCACCAACCATAGATAACCTTTGTCCTTTGTTTATATAACGTTCCATCCAAGCGAGGACCCTTTTACTTTGCACTTTCCATTTGTAAAGATGGAGAAGAGAAATGGAGGCagaattgaagaaaataaagagaaatgggTGCATGATGCATCTGTGGACTATAAAGGAAGAGTTCCTCTCCGTGCTTCCACTGGTGTATGGAAAGCCTCCCTCTTTGTCCTCAGTAAGATACCTTCTTTGCATGAACTTGGTTTAATGTATCAACATTTTATTTCAAGTTTGcaattatggataaaaaaagtaaaagaatcaTTTCAACACTGCTTCGTAGAAGATTTGGATTTTTATTGGCCACCCATAAGAACAATTTCAAGGGGCAAAGTTAGTAACCAGTTTTCAGCGAAAAAAGTGTTAGCAGAAATGATCTTCAAAGCAAAGATGCATTAAAAAactagagaaaaataaaatctccCTCTATTCTGCCTGATCCTGTGCATAATTTCAGGaaatttttcttgttcttttattggttctTTTCTTAGTTGTGGACTAGTAGTTGTAAAACTGTATAATAAATGTGTTTGACTAACATGAGCACAACATAACTTGGTGGTTTTGTTACAATTTGGAACAGCAATTGAATTTAGTGAAAGGGTAAGCTACTTTGGGATAGCCAGCAATCTTATCTCGTACCTGACTAAAGTGATGCATGAAGACCTTAGTACAGCAAGCAAGAATGTAAACTACTGGTCAGGAACAACAACCCTTATGCCTCTGGTTGGGGGATTTGTTGCTGATGCTTACACTGGTAGATTTTATATGGTCCTGTTTTCTTCATTTGTATACCTCATGGTAAATCTACTATTTCCCCCCCTAATGAATgcactaaatattttattataagttaGTAACTTATCCTTTTACACCTCATATATCCATTGTTTGATCAATTTGACGCACCTCAGCTGCAACTTTTGTTTTCAGtttgtttatataattatatatctcTACAAGTCTACAAGCACTCGTATACTCTTGTCATGAAAAATAAGGTTCATTTCATGATGTGAAACCAGGGATTAAGCCTGTTGACCATGTCTCAATTCATCCCAAGTCTAATGCCATGCAACACTAAGATGTGCCAACAGCCTAGGAAGGTTCATAAAGTGGTTTTCTTGCTTGCCCTTTACTGCATCTCCTTTGGTACTGGAGGATACAAACCATGCTTGGAAAGTTTTGGAGCTGATCAATTTGATGATGATCACTTggaagaaaggaagaagaagatgtctTTCTTTAACTGGTGGAGCTTTGCACTGTGCTTTGCGTTGCTGCTTGGTGCAACGGTGGTTGTTTATGTTCAAGATTTTGTCAGCTGGGGAGTAGCTACTCTTATCCTAGCTattcttatggctctcactgtCATAGCTTTCTGTGTGGGAAAACCTTTTTACAGGTACAGGAGGGCAGAAGGAAACCCTTTAACACCAATTTTACAGGTCTTAATTGCAGCAATAAGGAAAAGGAATCTAACTTGTCCATCAAATCCTGCTTTATTGCATGAGGTCCCTGAGTCAGAGAGGTCCCAAGGAAGGCTTCTGAGCCACACTAACAGGCTCAGGTATCTATCACACATGGACCTTGTCAGATTGacactaaattttatttattgttagaaTTTAATGAAAGAAGTCAGTATAAAGGTCTTCTTTTACACTTTCATCTAATCTCAATCTAGTGTttgtttgttgacttttataatatttattttaaaattaaaagttaatcgAAACAATATTTTTGATTGGTTGACAGTTTAAAAACTTTCATATTCACAATGCATGTCTATTAAATTCATCCATTGGAATTAATGCAAATCAATTCAATGAATAGGTTTCTTGACAAGGCTGCAATAATTGAAGAGAAACATTTTGAGCAGAAGTACAATCCATGGAGATTAGCAACAGTGACTAGAGTGGAGGAAACAAAACTTGTTCTAAATATAATTCCCATATGGCTAACTTCATTAACAGTTGGAGTATGCGTGGGACAAGGACAGAcactctttgtcaaacaagcaGCCGCTACCAACTTAAAGATAAGCGACAGTTTCAAAATCCCACCAGCTTCCATGGCCTCTGTTGCAGCAGTTGGTACCTTAATAGCTGTCCCAATATATGATAGGGTTGTTGTTCCAATTCTGAGAAAAGTCACTGGCAATGAAAGAGGCATCAGCATCCTTAGGAGGATCAGCATTGGCATGACATTATCAGTCTTACTCATGGTTGTTGCCGCTTTAGTAGAATCAAAGAAACTAAGAATGGCTGCACATGAAGTCCTCACGGTAGGGGAAACTAGGCATGAGACTATGAGTGTGATGTGGTTGATACCCCAATACTTGATTCTTGGCATTGGAGATTCATTTTCTCTGGTTGGCTTGCAAGAGTATTTCTATGACCAAGTTCCTGACTCAATGAGAAGCATAGGAATGGCTTTGTATCTTAGTGTGCTTGGAGTAGGATTTTTCTTATGCAGCTTTTTAATCATCATCGTGGAACATATCACGGGTAAAACTGGCAATAGTTGGATTGGGAAGGACATAAATTCAAGTCGTTTGGATAAGTTTTATTGGATGTTAGCTGTCATAAATGCTTTGGTTTTGTGTGTCTTTCTCTTAGTGTCAAAAAGGTACACTTATAAGGCCGTACAGAGAAGAGCTATGGAAACTGATTGTTGTAAGAGTGATGAGGTAGACATGGTGGCTTGATAAGAGCTACTAAGGTGTACCTCTCACTGCTTTATTTTCTCCTGAATCAAATGTTTAATGTATTGTTTCCATATATTAACTGGAATTTGAATTGTAAGTTATTGTTGCAGATTACTCAAAGTATGGCTAACTATACAATAACATAAACAATTGTAGATGACTTCCTGTTTTGTTACCAAAAATATTAGTTAGaggatatattcttttaaatttcttaaccaTGGGAAGAATTCTGCAATTGGAGTTAAGTAAGCAAACATTTCTTCTGTTGGTCGATTTGTTGTGAAGTGTGGGATCTAATAAAACTCAAAAGGGCAATTCCTAGCATAGTTGAGTTGACAATCTATCACCATTATTGCACCTGCGTGGAACAAACCcacataaaaaacaattaaaccaaGGTAGTAGGAACTTCGTACAAAAGTAATGTCCCTATATGAGTGTGTTTGGATTGCTAGTACCGCATAACAACTTACGTTTTCCAAAGCATGGAAAGGCATACTTTGGGATCCAACGTACGTTCCTTGGCACCGGTTTTTCAAGCATACACTATATCGACTTATTATATGCAGGCAATACAATACTAActactatatatgtatatgtgtaATTTAGATAGATTTTATAAGTCGCCTTAAAAAGTCAATAGTTAAATAcaagttatttttattctaagatTTTCCATATTTGTAATTTACATTTGTTGctctcaattaaaattttatataaatgagtAAGAAGGTTGGATTTTTATTGGCCACCCATAAAAATTTGTTGCCGGCAATACAATACTAACTACTCATGGTTGTTTCCATATCC
This window harbors:
- the LOC102660397 gene encoding protein NRT1/ PTR FAMILY 5.6 — translated: MEKRNGGRIEENKEKWVHDASVDYKGRVPLRASTGVWKASLFVLTIEFSERVSYFGIASNLISYLTKVMHEDLSTASKNVNYWSGTTTLMPLVGGFVADAYTGRFYMVLFSSFVYLMGLSLLTMSQFIPSLMPCNTKMCQQPRKVHKVVFLLALYCISFGTGGYKPCLESFGADQFDDDHLEERKKKMSFFNWWSFALCFALLLGATVVVYVQDFVSWGVATLILAILMALTVIAFCVGKPFYRYRRAEGNPLTPILQVLIAAIRKRNLTCPSNPALLHEVPESERSQGRLLSHTNRLRFLDKAAIIEEKHFEQKYNPWRLATVTRVEETKLVLNIIPIWLTSLTVGVCVGQGQTLFVKQAAATNLKISDSFKIPPASMASVAAVGTLIAVPIYDRVVVPILRKVTGNERGISILRRISIGMTLSVLLMVVAALVESKKLRMAAHEVLTVGETRHETMSVMWLIPQYLILGIGDSFSLVGLQEYFYDQVPDSMRSIGMALYLSVLGVGFFLCSFLIIIVEHITGKTGNSWIGKDINSSRLDKFYWMLAVINALVLCVFLLVSKRYTYKAVQRRAMETDCCKSDEVDMVA